TTATATAAGGATTGGGATTGGGGTTTGCACTTGCTGATAAAGAAGGTTCTTGTACAGTTTGTGTCAAATCTGAAGAACTGCTACGTCCTAGTGAAGAAAAATCTGATTGTTGCAAATCACTGGCATAATTTACTAAAGCTTGTGATTTTCCTAAAGATATATCAAATGCACTAGCTTGCGATGAATTTTGATTGGCAGGCATGATTTGTTTTTATGACTGGTTGTCATAAAAGTTTTAACCTTTGTGTTGAATATCTTTCTGTCAAAGAATAACATTTTCTCAGGTTTTATTGTTTTTTTATGAACATTTTTTATTCATAAAAATCATTGTTTGAGAACATTTATCCTTTGTGATGAATGATTCTTTTTAAGTTTTCAAGCAATATATAATCAATTTAAAAATGATTTTTGTTTATCAAGATATGTAGATAAAACTAATATATTTATCTAATTTTGATGAAAGAGTTAACGTTTGATTATATAGCAGTTATCGGTTGAGTTAGGTACAATAACCCCACCCCTAATCCCCAGTGGGGCCCCCGAGTTCCCCGCTTGCAAGGAGGGGGCTATGATGTAGTTAGCAAACGTTAAAATATCACCATAAATTGAAATATAAAGTAGCTATGCAAGCAGAATATTGGCAGCGTCGCGAACAGTTAATGGCAAAAATTGGTAATGGCACTGGAATTTTTCGCAGTGCGCCAATGGCAGTGATGCACAACGATGTCGAATACGCTTATCGCCAAGACAGTGATTTTTTCTATCTGACTGGCTTTAACGAACCCCAAGCGGTGGCTGTGTTAGCGCCGCATCATGCAGAACATCGGTTTGTGCTGTTTGTCCAACCCAAAGACCGAGAAAAGGAAGTTTGGACTGGTTATCGCTGTGGGGTAGATGCAGCCAAAGAAATTTATGGTGCAGATGAAGCTTACCCCATCAGTGAATTGGATGAAAAGTTGCCGCAATATTTAGAAAAAGCCGATCGCATTTATTATCACTTAGGACGCGATCGCAGTTTTAATGACCAAATTTTGGGGCATTACCAAAGTTTACTGCGGACTTATCCCAAGCGTGGCACAGGGCCAATTGCCATTGAAGACACTGGGCCAATCCTCCACAGCATGAGACTAATCAAAAGTGAAGCAGAGTTGGAACTGATGCGTCAAGCTGCGGCGATCGCTACTGAAGCACACAACCACGCACGGGAATTCACTGCACCCGGACGTTATGAGTACGAAATTCAGGCGGAGATAGAACACATCTTTCGCTTGCGGGGTGGGATGGGGCCAGCTTATCCTTCAATTGTGGCTTCCGGTGTCAACGCTTGTGTACTACATTACATCGAGAATGTGCGGCAGATGCAGGATGGAGACTTGTTGCTAATTGACGCTGGTTGTGCTTATGGTTATTACAACTCTGATATTACCCGCACATTTCCGGTAGGGGGTAAGTTTACGCCAGAACAAAAGGCATTGTATGAGATTGTTTTATCAGCACAAAAACAAGCGATCGCGCAAGTGCAGCCAGGGAATACCTTCAAGTCAGTTCATGATACCGCAGTACGCGTTATCACTGAAGGTTTAGTTGAACTTGGTATCCTCAAAGGCGAAATTGACAAGTTAATTGAAGAAGAAAAATACAAATCATATTACATGCACCGCACCAGTCATTGGTTAGGCTTGGATGTCCATGATGTGGGTGTTTATCAACACGCTGAAGACAAACCGCAGATTTTGCAACCTGGTCAAATTCTGACAGTGGAACCAGGACTTTATATTGTCCCAGATACGAAACTAGCAGAAGATCAGCCAGAAACAGATTCTCGCTGGGTTGGTATTGGTATTCGCATCGAAGATGATGTATTAGTTACATCTAATGGACATGAGGTGTTAACTGCTGGTGTTCCCAAAGAAGTAGGTGAAGTAGAACGATGAAAAAATGGGGATGGCGTGTACCATCCCCAAGAT
Above is a window of Nostoc sp. UHCC 0702 DNA encoding:
- a CDS encoding aminopeptidase P N-terminal domain-containing protein, translating into MQAEYWQRREQLMAKIGNGTGIFRSAPMAVMHNDVEYAYRQDSDFFYLTGFNEPQAVAVLAPHHAEHRFVLFVQPKDREKEVWTGYRCGVDAAKEIYGADEAYPISELDEKLPQYLEKADRIYYHLGRDRSFNDQILGHYQSLLRTYPKRGTGPIAIEDTGPILHSMRLIKSEAELELMRQAAAIATEAHNHAREFTAPGRYEYEIQAEIEHIFRLRGGMGPAYPSIVASGVNACVLHYIENVRQMQDGDLLLIDAGCAYGYYNSDITRTFPVGGKFTPEQKALYEIVLSAQKQAIAQVQPGNTFKSVHDTAVRVITEGLVELGILKGEIDKLIEEEKYKSYYMHRTSHWLGLDVHDVGVYQHAEDKPQILQPGQILTVEPGLYIVPDTKLAEDQPETDSRWVGIGIRIEDDVLVTSNGHEVLTAGVPKEVGEVER